One Nostoc sp. UHCC 0302 DNA window includes the following coding sequences:
- the kdpA gene encoding potassium-transporting ATPase subunit KdpA has product MLQGWIQIALTLLIVVAITPFFGRYMACVYLEQSTFLDPILNPVERVLYALVGVKSKENMTGWQYGRAILYSNVAMGLLIFLIIMNQGWLPLNPTGINAPTWDTVLHTTISFITNTNQQHYSGETYMSYGSQMWGLGYHMFTSAATGLAVGIAFIRGLTGRSLGNFYVDLIRSITRILLPICIVGGIVLIAAGVPETLGGAVVFPTLENPNISQAIARGPVAHFEIIKQLGENGGGFFAINSAHPFENPSGFTNLIQIVAMLSIPTALIYTYGLFANNTKQAWLVYGMVGVLYVIFIIVTAIGEYNGNPAVNALLGSQQPNLEGKEVRFGWAQSALFATSTTGTMCGAVNSLHDSFMPNGGFITLSNMFLQIIWGGQGTGTAYLFAYLILAVFATGLMVGRTPEFLGRKIEKREVVFASFLILLVHPIAIMIPAGIALAFPDQLSGISNPGFHGFAQVIYEYASAAANNGSGFEGLGDSQPSPLAIATGAKPTATALWWNLSTCFSLIAGRYIPILGLLFLADSMSRKQAVPYTTGTLRTDTGLFTGVTAGVILILGALTFFPVLALGPIGEAFFIAKGIG; this is encoded by the coding sequence ATGCTGCAAGGATGGATTCAAATTGCATTAACGCTATTAATTGTAGTAGCGATTACTCCCTTCTTTGGGCGCTACATGGCGTGTGTCTACCTAGAGCAAAGTACTTTTCTCGACCCAATTTTGAATCCGGTTGAACGAGTGCTTTATGCCTTAGTTGGTGTTAAAAGCAAAGAAAATATGACGGGTTGGCAGTATGGGCGGGCAATTCTATACAGCAACGTAGCAATGGGGTTGCTGATTTTCTTGATCATCATGAATCAGGGATGGTTGCCCCTAAATCCCACGGGGATAAATGCCCCAACTTGGGACACAGTGCTGCATACTACTATTTCTTTTATTACTAATACCAACCAGCAGCACTATTCTGGTGAAACCTACATGAGTTATGGTAGCCAAATGTGGGGGCTTGGTTATCATATGTTTACCTCTGCGGCAACTGGTTTGGCAGTAGGAATTGCTTTTATTCGGGGATTGACTGGTAGATCGTTAGGCAACTTTTATGTAGACCTAATTCGCTCGATTACCCGAATTTTGCTGCCTATTTGTATTGTGGGTGGCATTGTTTTGATAGCAGCTGGCGTTCCAGAAACACTGGGGGGTGCAGTTGTATTCCCTACTTTGGAAAATCCGAATATTAGTCAGGCGATCGCTCGTGGCCCCGTTGCCCATTTTGAAATTATCAAGCAATTAGGGGAAAACGGCGGCGGCTTTTTCGCCATCAACTCAGCACACCCCTTTGAAAATCCCAGCGGATTTACTAACTTAATTCAAATCGTGGCAATGCTTTCGATTCCCACTGCCCTAATCTACACCTATGGCTTGTTTGCTAATAATACTAAGCAAGCTTGGTTAGTTTATGGCATGGTCGGTGTTCTCTATGTAATATTTATCATCGTCACTGCCATTGGTGAATACAACGGCAATCCGGCTGTGAATGCACTGCTGGGTAGTCAGCAACCGAACCTAGAGGGTAAAGAAGTCCGGTTTGGTTGGGCGCAATCTGCACTATTTGCAACGAGTACAACTGGTACTATGTGCGGCGCAGTCAATAGTTTACACGACTCCTTTATGCCCAACGGCGGTTTTATTACCCTTTCTAATATGTTCCTGCAAATTATCTGGGGTGGACAGGGTACAGGAACTGCTTATTTGTTTGCTTACCTGATTCTGGCTGTGTTCGCTACAGGGCTGATGGTAGGACGCACACCAGAATTTCTGGGACGCAAGATTGAGAAGCGCGAGGTTGTATTTGCTAGTTTCCTGATTCTGCTGGTTCACCCGATCGCAATTATGATTCCCGCAGGTATTGCTTTGGCATTTCCCGATCAACTATCAGGAATTAGTAATCCAGGTTTCCACGGCTTTGCTCAAGTTATCTACGAATATGCCTCGGCTGCTGCTAATAACGGTTCTGGGTTTGAAGGTTTGGGAGATTCACAACCGTCTCCTTTGGCGATCGCTACAGGTGCAAAACCCACTGCAACTGCCCTGTGGTGGAACTTGAGTACCTGCTTCAGTTTAATTGCTGGACGCTATATTCCAATTCTGGGTTTGCTGTTTTTAGCAGATAGTATGTCTCGTAAGCAAGCTGTTCCCTATACCACTGGTACATTGCGAACCGATACTGGACTATTTACAGGCGTTACCGCAGGCGTGATTTTAATCCTGGGCGCACTTACATTCTTCCCAGTACTGGCATTAGGCCCCATTGGTGAAGCGTTTTTTATCGCTAAAGGTATTGGCTAG
- a CDS encoding DUF6174 domain-containing protein, with amino-acid sequence MRLPIAISAILVASLGLNTSVMSQPPIQTPQIQTVTNSSNLAKFRINRRLWRRQNISNYRFTFSRSCFCFPKATEPVVIEVRNGVTTSITFKDTGKRADAELFQKYNTIPKLFNIIRDAIARRASNLTVEYDKRLGYPTQINIDYKSEVADDELFLTIESLEKID; translated from the coding sequence ATGCGCTTGCCTATTGCGATTAGTGCCATTTTAGTTGCATCTTTGGGTTTGAATACATCGGTAATGTCTCAACCGCCGATACAGACACCACAAATACAAACGGTTACTAATAGCTCAAACTTAGCAAAGTTTAGAATTAATCGCCGATTATGGAGACGGCAGAACATTTCTAACTATCGCTTTACATTTAGTAGAAGTTGTTTTTGTTTCCCCAAGGCTACAGAACCAGTAGTTATTGAAGTACGTAACGGGGTTACAACTTCTATTACTTTTAAAGATACTGGGAAACGAGCAGATGCAGAATTATTTCAGAAATATAATACAATTCCCAAGCTTTTTAACATTATTAGGGATGCGATCGCTCGTAGAGCATCTAACCTAACTGTAGAATACGACAAGAGACTCGGCTACCCAACTCAAATTAATATTGATTATAAAAGCGAGGTAGCTGATGATGAACTATTCCTGACAATTGAGAGTCTAGAAAAAATTGATTGA